The Legionella beliardensis genome includes a window with the following:
- a CDS encoding outer membrane protein, with protein sequence MKKYLFILAATASSVSSQILAGTMGPTVLPAKTWSWVSSISGGPIWTDSKESRTLFLTPEIVKTYSAKKVSDVLASGEFFLGLQRNFSSDWQAQLGLAIATAGSAKFHGVIWDDADPEFNNHTYRYKVRHKRVAVKGKLLKDYGYWLTPWVSGSLGIGFNRSHDFTNTPVIPEALPNSNFHNHTKNTFTYTVGAGLQKSITDYLQAGIGYEFADWGKSELGRAYDQTLNNRLNLNHFYTHGLMFNLSLVV encoded by the coding sequence ATGAAGAAGTATTTATTTATATTAGCAGCAACAGCTAGCAGTGTGTCTAGTCAAATTTTAGCTGGTACTATGGGCCCAACAGTTTTACCTGCCAAGACCTGGAGTTGGGTAAGCTCTATTAGTGGAGGCCCTATATGGACCGACAGCAAAGAGTCAAGGACGCTTTTCCTAACGCCAGAAATTGTTAAAACTTATTCAGCTAAAAAGGTAAGTGATGTTCTGGCCTCTGGAGAGTTTTTTTTAGGCCTACAGAGAAACTTTTCTTCTGATTGGCAAGCTCAGCTAGGATTAGCTATAGCAACAGCCGGCAGTGCTAAATTTCATGGAGTAATTTGGGATGATGCTGATCCAGAGTTTAATAACCATACTTATCGATATAAAGTAAGACACAAACGTGTGGCAGTAAAAGGAAAACTATTGAAAGATTATGGTTATTGGCTTACGCCGTGGGTGAGCGGTAGCTTAGGTATTGGCTTTAATCGCTCCCATGATTTTACTAATACACCTGTGATTCCTGAAGCGCTTCCTAATTCTAATTTCCATAATCACACAAAAAATACATTTACCTATACAGTAGGTGCTGGTTTACAAAAATCTATTACTGACTATTTGCAGGCAGGTATAGGTTATGAATTTGCTGATTGGGGAAAAAGTGAGTTAGGTCGAGCCTATGATCAAACATTGAATAACCGGTTAAACCTTAATCATTTTTATACTCATGGTTTAATGTTTAATCTTTCGTTAGTAGTTTAA
- a CDS encoding ankyrin repeat domain-containing protein produces the protein MPSILPILLFDFIKKDTSVREFYNYITQNSSNFSFDINEREPRTKRTMLHRACALGNLALAQALINMGANINAVTDEYKTPLTDAISNGHLDVVKMLIRNGADIESKNAQIVNNYIKQASGEVQLAIKEYLLDRPLIGLAAGIINKLNYDHDFKDKANNKNLGKNVLSKDLIDSINSEGRNEIYQKTVREIVRKKEDIKQAVINNDLHQLKLLLEGDKDLIKVDLSSTYFMSGCLTRFAMRHNNLEMVKLLIKHGDLSLEHTLEKTIAEEARERGFTSIADFLDNHVASAYQSLLNDAKIQERQKNKISLHLFFEDEKPQSSSSDEGQTHSYLKPPLT, from the coding sequence ATGCCTTCTATTTTACCAATTTTATTATTTGATTTTATTAAAAAAGATACCTCTGTTAGAGAATTTTATAATTATATAACACAAAATAGTAGTAATTTTAGCTTCGATATCAATGAACGAGAGCCTCGTACTAAACGGACTATGTTGCATAGAGCTTGTGCACTGGGTAATTTAGCTTTAGCACAAGCACTCATTAATATGGGTGCAAATATAAATGCTGTAACAGATGAATATAAAACACCGTTAACTGATGCAATTAGTAATGGTCATTTAGATGTTGTAAAAATGTTAATAAGAAATGGCGCTGATATAGAGTCAAAGAATGCACAAATTGTTAACAACTATATTAAGCAAGCCTCTGGTGAAGTGCAACTAGCAATAAAAGAATATCTTCTCGATAGACCATTAATAGGCTTGGCTGCGGGAATAATTAATAAACTTAATTACGATCACGATTTTAAAGATAAGGCAAATAATAAAAATCTCGGTAAGAATGTACTTTCTAAAGATTTAATTGATTCGATTAATTCTGAAGGTCGTAATGAGATTTATCAAAAAACAGTTAGGGAAATAGTAAGAAAAAAAGAAGACATTAAACAAGCCGTTATCAATAATGATTTACATCAATTAAAATTACTACTTGAAGGCGATAAAGATTTAATTAAAGTGGATTTATCTTCTACTTATTTTATGTCAGGATGCCTAACAAGATTCGCTATGCGTCATAATAATTTAGAAATGGTCAAGTTGTTAATTAAGCATGGTGATCTTTCCCTAGAACATACTCTAGAAAAAACTATAGCTGAAGAGGCTAGAGAGCGAGGATTTACATCAATTGCAGATTTTTTGGATAATCATGTAGCAAGTGCTTACCAGTCATTATTAAATGATGCCAAAATACAAGAACGACAAAAAAACAAAATATCTTTGCACTTGTTTTTTGAAGACGAAAAACCCCAATCTTCATCTTCTGATGAAGGGCAAACCCATTCCTATCTAAAGCCACCATTAACTTAA
- a CDS encoding DUF4113 domain-containing protein yields MTLMESINKKYGMRTIRLAAEGFQNQWTMKREMKSPCYTTCWTDLPVAKT; encoded by the coding sequence ATGACGCTTATGGAGTCTATCAATAAAAAATATGGCATGCGTACGATTCGGCTTGCCGCCGAAGGCTTTCAGAATCAATGGACGATGAAACGTGAGATGAAGAGTCCTTGTTATACCACGTGCTGGACTGACTTACCTGTCGCTAAAACATAA
- a CDS encoding F-box protein, which translates to MQNNGLAGEEALQTRDFTTLPPEILQQIASYLDNPKDVVRLFQLSTALNEIFSNEAFLKEIDFEKNYLQYQDTRNENIIKTMPGPSANKSPDATLNILLYSLENKKNMSDVKNLYYSETNDLDKKNDFANHLLRSDDKRPIDLWHGINFDFTSQPGWGVMVFDTFLYTGKNGHIRHAHAILIFPKDQAEAEQMIKEIRAVTADKSIYIKTENGNDYKELLGPHIYLISRKHHDVRETLTHILVSEFRVANQAQENLQNMPTLK; encoded by the coding sequence TTGCAAAATAATGGATTAGCGGGCGAAGAGGCCTTGCAAACCCGTGATTTTACCACGCTGCCACCGGAGATTTTACAGCAGATTGCCTCTTATTTAGATAATCCAAAAGATGTGGTGAGATTATTTCAATTATCAACCGCTTTAAATGAGATCTTTTCTAATGAGGCCTTTCTAAAAGAAATTGATTTTGAAAAAAATTATCTCCAATACCAAGATACTCGTAATGAGAATATTATCAAAACTATGCCGGGTCCTAGTGCCAATAAATCACCTGATGCAACATTGAATATTTTACTTTATAGCTTAGAAAACAAAAAAAATATGAGCGATGTTAAAAATTTATATTACAGTGAAACGAATGATTTGGACAAAAAAAATGATTTCGCCAACCACCTTCTTCGTAGTGATGATAAACGACCAATTGATTTATGGCATGGTATAAATTTTGATTTCACTTCTCAGCCTGGCTGGGGAGTAATGGTTTTTGACACCTTTCTTTATACTGGAAAGAACGGACATATAAGACACGCCCATGCTATCCTTATTTTTCCGAAAGACCAAGCAGAAGCAGAACAAATGATAAAAGAAATTCGAGCCGTTACTGCAGATAAATCCATTTATATTAAAACGGAAAATGGGAATGACTATAAAGAACTTTTAGGACCTCATATTTATTTAATTAGCAGAAAACATCATGATGTTCGAGAAACCTTAACTCATATTTTAGTTTCCGAATTTAGAGTAGCAAACCAAGCGCAAGAGAATTTACAGAATATGCCCACGCTTAAATGA
- a CDS encoding transposase: MKKKGNLAPQVRHLQIKYRNNRLESDYGKLKRLINSTLPLNSMVRKQLIQPLL, from the coding sequence TTGAAGAAGAAAGGAAATTTAGCGCCACAGGTTAGACATTTGCAAATTAAATACCGTAATAACCGCTTAGAATCTGACTATGGCAAACTTAAACGGCTCATTAATTCTACACTGCCGTTAAACTCAATGGTGAGAAAGCAGCTAATACAACCCTTACTATGA